One stretch of Rosistilla oblonga DNA includes these proteins:
- a CDS encoding serine/threonine-protein kinase, with amino-acid sequence MTPEHYARVKEIFLAVESVPTESQLQRLDSLCGDDRSLRSDVLKLLKHHDSEAATREGQTPFLQQASQTIINDSSVLARMRPHKPTVAAWLRSRLRGSSRLLAFLGISLVSFLIAWSIDRGVRRYSIDSERAALRSNVKSAAAGIQQWATHLRSQGRMWGRDPNLFDLAQQYVEPGRGESDARDLADALRSRSASLFGAKTQYCLFSPQGVILASGPREQAQVGRHLPPEAMVELGHALNGTVQIQFPMQAVVGDDREPPAGMWVSFPINDSDDRPIAVMRVVDPEWLQHFQALFEKQNVGTTADTFCIDRYANMLIRSRYANRWPELGIVDADADAGFARVVDPGGRLAKGYRSDRQRQMLPLTEAAARVVVGEDGSNIDGYRDIRGEWVVGAWRWIPELQLGIISELSFANAYQFSRWLRLGLAAMLFLPLGFAGLAWFGTSFFRPKQFSAGSEIQQVGAYELLEKIGEGGMGYVYRARHSLLKRASAVKILRPDRLTMVDVGRFDREVKLAAQLTSPHTIRILDYGRTDDGLIYFAMEYLDGLTLSTVIARSGSLSASRTLHFLIQLCKSIEEAHTAGLIHRDIKPENIIITRRGNEADWLILFDFGLAKSVAPNSKEFRTRETIWAGTPMFMSPERVRTPAAVDPRMDVYAIGAVGYFMLTGRPPFTTANPEMIFEQVLGVMPLSPSQAGATASIPALDAIVMRCLAKSPDDRPDNAAQLRTRLEELAAKDPWTAEEANAWWQANSQPKPQPTT; translated from the coding sequence ATGACGCCGGAGCATTATGCACGTGTCAAAGAGATCTTTCTTGCCGTCGAAAGCGTGCCGACTGAAAGTCAACTGCAGCGTTTGGATTCGCTTTGTGGCGACGATCGTTCGCTCCGCAGCGATGTCTTGAAACTGCTGAAGCATCACGATTCCGAAGCGGCGACACGCGAGGGTCAGACGCCGTTTCTGCAGCAGGCTTCGCAGACCATCATCAACGACTCGTCGGTCTTGGCGAGGATGCGACCTCACAAACCTACGGTCGCGGCGTGGCTGAGGTCCCGTTTGCGAGGTTCCAGTCGGTTGCTCGCGTTTCTTGGCATCAGCCTCGTCTCATTTTTAATCGCTTGGTCGATCGATCGAGGCGTGCGAAGGTATTCGATCGATTCGGAACGAGCGGCGCTGCGTTCGAATGTCAAATCGGCGGCAGCCGGAATCCAACAATGGGCGACGCATCTGCGCAGCCAGGGGCGGATGTGGGGCCGCGATCCTAACCTGTTTGATCTGGCACAGCAGTATGTCGAACCGGGACGCGGGGAGAGCGATGCTCGCGACCTCGCCGATGCGCTCCGCAGTCGGTCAGCCAGTCTGTTTGGTGCCAAGACGCAATATTGCTTGTTCAGTCCTCAAGGTGTGATCTTGGCGAGTGGGCCGCGGGAGCAGGCGCAGGTTGGCAGGCATCTGCCGCCCGAAGCGATGGTCGAACTGGGGCACGCGTTAAACGGCACGGTGCAGATCCAGTTCCCGATGCAGGCGGTTGTGGGAGACGATCGCGAGCCGCCAGCGGGCATGTGGGTTTCGTTTCCGATCAACGACAGCGACGATCGTCCGATCGCGGTGATGCGAGTTGTCGATCCCGAGTGGTTGCAGCACTTCCAGGCCCTGTTTGAAAAACAGAATGTCGGCACAACCGCCGACACGTTTTGTATCGACCGCTACGCAAATATGCTGATCCGATCGCGTTATGCAAATCGATGGCCGGAATTGGGAATCGTCGATGCCGACGCCGACGCGGGTTTTGCTCGCGTTGTCGATCCCGGCGGGCGACTTGCCAAGGGCTATCGCTCGGACCGCCAGCGACAAATGCTGCCGCTCACCGAAGCTGCGGCTCGCGTGGTCGTGGGCGAGGATGGTTCGAACATCGATGGGTATCGCGACATCCGCGGCGAATGGGTCGTGGGAGCTTGGCGTTGGATCCCCGAACTGCAACTAGGGATTATCAGCGAGTTGAGTTTTGCCAACGCGTATCAGTTTTCTCGCTGGTTGCGTTTGGGGCTGGCCGCGATGTTGTTTCTGCCGCTTGGGTTCGCGGGCCTCGCTTGGTTTGGGACCAGCTTTTTCCGGCCGAAACAATTTTCGGCTGGTTCGGAAATCCAACAGGTCGGTGCCTACGAATTGTTAGAGAAAATCGGCGAGGGTGGAATGGGGTACGTCTACCGCGCTCGGCATTCGCTGTTGAAACGGGCCAGCGCCGTGAAGATCTTGCGTCCCGACCGCTTGACGATGGTCGACGTCGGGCGGTTTGATCGCGAAGTCAAACTGGCCGCTCAGTTGACGAGCCCGCACACGATCCGAATTCTCGATTACGGCCGGACCGACGATGGGCTGATCTATTTTGCGATGGAGTATCTGGACGGATTAACGCTCAGCACGGTGATCGCCCGCAGTGGATCGCTGTCGGCAAGCCGGACCTTGCACTTCCTGATTCAGTTGTGCAAGTCGATCGAAGAGGCGCATACGGCGGGATTGATTCATCGCGACATCAAACCGGAAAACATCATCATCACCCGTCGTGGGAACGAAGCGGATTGGTTGATCCTGTTCGATTTCGGCTTGGCCAAATCGGTAGCTCCCAACAGTAAAGAGTTCCGCACGCGAGAGACGATCTGGGCGGGAACGCCGATGTTCATGTCTCCCGAGCGAGTTCGCACGCCCGCCGCTGTCGACCCGCGGATGGATGTCTACGCGATCGGTGCGGTCGGTTATTTTATGTTGACGGGGCGGCCGCCGTTTACGACAGCTAATCCGGAGATGATCTTCGAGCAGGTGTTGGGAGTGATGCCGTTGTCGCCGAGCCAAGCGGGAGCGACGGCGTCGATCCCCGCGCTCGATGCGATCGTGATGCGGTGTCTCGCCAAGTCACCCGACGATCGCCCCGATAACGCCGCCCAGTTGCGGACTCGCCTGGAAGAGCTAGCGGCCAAAGATCCATGGACTGCCGAAGAAGCAAACGCCTGGTGGCAAGCGAACTCTCAGCCCAAGCCCCAACCGACCACGTAA
- a CDS encoding DoxX family protein — protein MNSNPLQGVAAVLGRIMIATIFLMSAIGNKIPKFNDVVAYMGSEGVPMPKVMLAGAIVFLIAGSLSIILGFKARIGALLLLVFLVLATYFFHDFWTFEGEAQQMQMIQFMKNLSMMGTMIFLIAQGSGPMSLDNRSTHVREEESPAA, from the coding sequence ATGAACAGCAACCCCCTTCAAGGTGTCGCCGCCGTACTTGGCCGGATCATGATCGCGACCATCTTTTTGATGAGTGCGATCGGCAACAAGATTCCCAAGTTTAATGACGTCGTCGCCTACATGGGCTCCGAAGGCGTGCCGATGCCGAAGGTGATGTTGGCCGGAGCGATCGTGTTTCTGATCGCCGGCAGCCTGTCGATCATCCTGGGCTTCAAAGCCCGCATCGGCGCGCTGCTGCTGCTGGTCTTCTTGGTTCTGGCGACCTACTTCTTCCACGATTTCTGGACCTTTGAAGGAGAAGCCCAACAGATGCAGATGATTCAGTTCATGAAAAATCTGTCGATGATGGGAACGATGATCTTCCTGATCGCCCAAGGCTCCGGCCCAATGAGCCTCGATAATCGCAGCACGCATGTGAGAGAAGAGGAATCGCCCGCTGCGTGA
- the panB gene encoding 3-methyl-2-oxobutanoate hydroxymethyltransferase, with product MSETIRPVTTQSLSKMAAKGERIAMLTAYDFPTARLLDEAGIDVLLVGDSLAMVVQGHETTLPVTLDQIIYHAEMVGRAARRALVVVDLPFPEGQLEVGRTLAAGARILKETRCRAVKLEGGSEQAHRIEALVTAGIPVMAHVGLRPQNIHIDGGYRVQRDAQQLISDAQAAADAGAFAVLIECVPAEIAAQITAAIQVPTIGIGAGGDVDGQVLVTNDLIGLTNGYLPRFVKQYSDVGGTISSAVQQYAAEVKNGNYPGPEHQF from the coding sequence ATGTCCGAGACAATAAGACCCGTTACCACCCAATCGCTGTCAAAGATGGCGGCCAAGGGGGAGCGGATCGCGATGCTAACCGCCTACGATTTTCCCACAGCTCGCCTCTTGGACGAGGCTGGAATCGATGTCTTGTTGGTGGGCGATAGCCTTGCGATGGTCGTTCAAGGGCATGAAACGACGCTGCCGGTGACGCTCGATCAGATCATCTATCACGCCGAAATGGTTGGCCGGGCGGCACGCAGGGCACTTGTTGTTGTCGATCTCCCCTTTCCCGAGGGGCAGTTGGAGGTTGGACGGACGCTGGCCGCGGGGGCTCGGATTCTGAAAGAGACGCGTTGCCGAGCTGTCAAGTTGGAGGGAGGAAGCGAACAGGCGCACCGGATCGAAGCTCTGGTGACCGCTGGCATTCCCGTGATGGCTCACGTCGGGCTGCGTCCACAGAACATCCACATCGACGGCGGTTACCGCGTGCAACGCGATGCGCAGCAATTGATCTCCGATGCCCAGGCGGCAGCTGATGCGGGGGCGTTTGCGGTCCTGATCGAATGCGTGCCGGCGGAGATCGCCGCGCAGATCACCGCTGCGATCCAGGTTCCCACGATCGGAATCGGTGCGGGGGGAGATGTCGACGGCCAGGTGCTAGTGACCAACGACCTGATCGGGCTGACCAACGGCTACCTGCCGCGGTTCGTCAAACAGTACAGCGACGTCGGCGGGACGATTTCGTCGGCGGTGCAGCAGTATGCGGCGGAAGTCAAAAACGGCAACTACCCCGGTCCCGAACATCAGTTTTAG
- a CDS encoding S1C family serine protease translates to MNNHIGYMLRVILLTFASACPSLGQSLLDFDTDKTVAADADLPPIEKPFLTQIDDFRELQSILQPLARKAIAATVGVRLGDSYASGVIVSSDGYVLTAAHVSGSPGRAVKLTLSDGRTVSGRTLGQNTDVDGALIKIDGSGPWPFLPMADPSVVTRPGDWCLATGHPGGYDHNRPAPLRLGRVISVNGYRLRSDCPIEPGDSGGPLVDLRGYVIGVHSRIYDDATGNLHVPIITYQRTWDRLKESRVSALGPASSFLAQFDFDQDGQLTLTELPEGPRRDAYQRLAETFDFDVQQPQEISELRSRIGLDLSKRSNQQLDRPGQMLFRSPGELETLTDAHFTRGMAALNVLRNVTDEASRWTVDVLVDGKQVATGTILDSRGWIVTKASEIEAARRDAGDEPPLISCHLFDSQRYRAKLVQVDRQYDLAWLKIDAEDLAAVKWRKNGSPTVGQWVVSTSRGRTPLSAGVISVPAREIRSTPGFMGVGGSPTRTDAYVESIVKGSGAADSQLRPGDVIVAVGDVEVPTFAALSAQVRRFVGGDVISLRVKRDDEELTIPVQLGHRTDPKAQDDATMAGRLSSRRDGFPFAFTHDSVLSPEECGGPLIDLDGQAVGINIARSQRTGTLALSATTIQRLLNAIQQRFPESP, encoded by the coding sequence ATGAACAACCATATCGGCTACATGCTCCGCGTGATTTTGTTGACCTTCGCATCCGCATGCCCCTCGCTGGGGCAGTCGTTGCTGGATTTCGACACCGACAAAACGGTCGCCGCCGACGCGGACCTGCCGCCGATCGAGAAACCATTCCTCACCCAGATCGACGACTTTCGCGAGCTGCAGTCGATCCTTCAACCGTTGGCTCGCAAAGCGATCGCGGCGACGGTGGGAGTTCGCTTGGGCGACTCGTATGCCAGCGGCGTGATCGTCAGCAGCGACGGGTATGTCTTGACCGCCGCACACGTCAGCGGAAGCCCCGGCCGGGCGGTTAAGTTGACCCTCTCCGACGGCCGCACCGTCAGCGGCCGCACGCTGGGACAGAACACCGACGTCGACGGCGCGTTGATCAAGATCGACGGCTCGGGACCCTGGCCCTTCCTGCCGATGGCTGATCCCTCGGTGGTGACGCGGCCGGGCGATTGGTGCCTGGCGACCGGACACCCCGGCGGATACGACCACAACCGTCCCGCGCCGCTTCGACTGGGCCGCGTGATCTCGGTCAACGGATATCGGTTGCGCAGCGATTGCCCGATCGAACCGGGCGATTCGGGAGGCCCGTTGGTCGACTTGCGCGGCTACGTGATCGGAGTGCACAGCCGGATCTACGACGATGCGACGGGGAACTTGCACGTTCCGATCATCACCTACCAGCGGACGTGGGATCGTTTGAAGGAGAGTCGGGTTTCGGCGCTGGGGCCGGCGAGCAGCTTTTTGGCGCAGTTCGACTTCGACCAAGACGGCCAACTGACACTCACCGAATTGCCCGAGGGACCACGCCGCGACGCCTACCAACGACTCGCCGAGACATTCGACTTCGACGTCCAGCAGCCGCAGGAGATCAGCGAACTGCGATCGCGGATCGGTTTGGATCTCTCCAAACGCAGCAACCAACAACTCGATCGCCCCGGGCAGATGTTGTTCCGATCCCCCGGCGAACTGGAAACGCTCACCGATGCCCACTTCACTCGCGGCATGGCGGCTCTGAATGTATTGCGGAACGTTACCGACGAGGCGAGCCGATGGACCGTCGATGTGCTGGTCGATGGCAAGCAGGTTGCGACCGGAACGATTCTCGACAGCCGCGGATGGATCGTGACCAAAGCGAGCGAGATCGAAGCGGCTCGCCGCGACGCGGGGGACGAACCGCCTCTAATCAGTTGCCATCTGTTCGACAGCCAGCGTTATCGCGCGAAACTTGTCCAAGTCGACAGGCAATACGACCTCGCCTGGCTGAAGATCGATGCCGAAGACCTCGCCGCGGTGAAGTGGCGGAAAAACGGTTCACCGACCGTCGGGCAATGGGTGGTCAGCACCAGTCGCGGGCGGACGCCGCTGTCGGCGGGGGTGATTAGCGTGCCGGCACGCGAGATTCGCTCGACACCCGGGTTCATGGGAGTCGGCGGATCGCCAACGCGAACCGACGCGTATGTCGAATCGATTGTCAAAGGAAGTGGTGCCGCCGATTCTCAGCTCCGCCCCGGCGACGTGATCGTAGCCGTCGGCGACGTCGAGGTGCCGACCTTCGCAGCTCTTTCAGCCCAAGTCCGCCGCTTTGTCGGTGGCGACGTAATCTCGCTGCGGGTGAAACGCGATGACGAGGAACTGACCATCCCCGTCCAACTGGGGCACCGAACCGACCCGAAGGCTCAAGACGATGCGACGATGGCTGGGCGATTGAGCTCGCGGCGCGACGGATTCCCCTTTGCGTTCACTCACGACAGCGTGCTGTCACCCGAGGAGTGCGGCGGGCCGTTGATCGATCTCGACGGCCAAGCTGTCGGAATCAATATCGCTCGGTCGCAGCGGACCGGGACGCTAGCACTCTCGGCGACGACGATCCAACGCCTTTTGAATGCGATTCAACAGCGGTTTCCCGAGTCCCCGTGA
- a CDS encoding ECF-type sigma factor produces the protein MENATDELLKAQRAKGNPKAEGLFTLVYDDLIRLAGSYLRDEPDRDKLSATSLVHEAYFRMIDQNRVDWAGKTHFFAIGARVMRRILVDHARRVHAQKRGGEWSRIELDDVSTFSMERDADVLALDDLLETLAGLDPTQARIVEMRFFGGMTMKEIAGALQMGLRTVEKEWAMARAWLRNTLDEDARE, from the coding sequence ATGGAAAATGCAACGGACGAACTTCTGAAGGCTCAGCGTGCCAAGGGCAATCCCAAAGCGGAGGGTCTGTTCACGCTCGTTTATGACGATCTGATTCGTTTGGCGGGCAGTTATCTGCGCGACGAACCCGATCGCGACAAGCTGAGCGCCACCTCGCTGGTGCATGAAGCCTATTTCCGGATGATCGATCAGAATCGAGTCGATTGGGCCGGGAAGACTCACTTTTTTGCGATTGGCGCTCGTGTGATGCGGCGGATCCTCGTCGATCATGCCCGCCGCGTGCACGCCCAAAAACGGGGCGGGGAATGGTCGCGGATCGAACTGGACGATGTGTCGACATTTTCGATGGAACGCGATGCCGACGTGTTGGCGCTGGACGATCTGTTGGAGACGTTGGCGGGACTGGATCCCACTCAAGCTCGGATCGTCGAGATGCGGTTCTTTGGCGGGATGACGATGAAAGAGATCGCCGGGGCTCTGCAGATGGGGCTCCGCACCGTCGAAAAGGAGTGGGCGATGGCGAGGGCGTGGCTGAGGAATACTCTCGATGAGGATGCTCGGGAATGA
- a CDS encoding pyruvate carboxylase produces the protein MRPIRKLLAANRSEIATRVFRSAHELGIRTVAIYSYEDRYALHRFKADEAYQIGKQGEPIRSYLDIPAIVEICVAHDIDAVHPGYGFLSERADFAQALQDAGITFVGPSVNSLQSLGDKVAARQIAQQVGVPVLGGTNQALGDLDDALKQAAAVGYPVMLKASKGGGGRGMRVVRSEQELAAAFEQAQREALTAFGSDEVFVERFVERARHIEVQLLGDQHGNLLHLYERDCSVQRRHQKVVELAPAPNLPAATRQALCDAALAIGNKVGYENAGTVEFLLDIDSGDFFFIEVNPRIQVEHTVTEEVTGIDLVKSQIMVASGLPLTDPELALPPQEEIKTIGFAMQCRVTTEDPENQFLPDYGRITHYRSAGGLGIRLDAGSAFSGAVVNPFYDSMLVKVSARGRTLAESASRMERCLQEFRIRGVKTNIPFLTRLIKNEKFLAGEATTRLIDTTPDLFNLPRRRDRATKLLKFLGETIVNGNPLVLDRPVATRRAPAPVPEIPAATKPPEGSRDVFLKSGAAGLVDWVNNQSGLLLTDTTMRDAHQSLLATRVRSFDMLQIAPAYSHLASQLFSLEMWGGATFDTSMRFLNECPWNRLVDLRAAVPNILFQMLLRASNAVGYTNYPDNVVQLFVKEAAAAGMDVFRVFDALNWVPNMRVAMDAVIDAGGICEASICYTGDIQNPGRTKYSLNYYVELAKELEKLGAHLLAIKDMAGLLKPQAARTLVKALKENVGIPIHFHTHDTGGIQAASILAAADEGLQIADAALAPLSGGTSQVNLNSLVEALRNTPRASSLSTESLTSLATYWQAAREFYTPFESLVLPATGDLYEHEMPGGQYTNLFQQARALGLSDRWAEVCKTYATCNTLLGDIVKVTPTSKAVGDLALFMVANELTADDVLRSDKPIAFPASVVDLVGGRMGQPPGGFPQRMIEVVLQGEPQVTGRPGESMPPADIAAAKTEAGELVGSDADRYAASMLLYPKVFSDFAAYRREYGNVSNIPTPNFFYGQTPGEEIAVDIEPGKRLIVKYLATGQPHPDGHRTVFFELNGQPREIEVIDKALEPENAKAVKADTSDANQVAANMPGMVVSVAVAEGDKVQAGQKLLVLEAMKMETTIAAPHKGVVQKLVVKPGSQVDTGDLVVVLES, from the coding sequence ATGCGTCCTATCCGAAAATTGCTTGCCGCCAACCGCAGCGAAATCGCAACGCGTGTGTTTCGCAGTGCCCACGAATTGGGAATCCGCACCGTCGCGATCTACTCCTACGAGGATCGCTACGCGTTGCATCGTTTTAAAGCCGACGAGGCTTATCAGATCGGTAAGCAGGGCGAACCGATTCGTTCGTACCTCGATATTCCGGCGATCGTCGAAATCTGTGTGGCCCACGATATCGATGCCGTTCATCCCGGTTACGGCTTCCTTTCCGAACGCGCCGACTTTGCGCAGGCGTTGCAGGACGCGGGAATCACGTTTGTCGGGCCGAGCGTCAATTCGCTGCAGAGCCTCGGCGATAAAGTTGCCGCTCGCCAGATCGCACAACAGGTGGGTGTACCGGTTCTGGGCGGCACCAACCAAGCTCTTGGCGATCTCGACGACGCGCTGAAACAGGCTGCGGCAGTCGGTTACCCGGTGATGCTGAAGGCGTCCAAGGGAGGCGGCGGTCGTGGAATGCGAGTCGTCCGCAGCGAACAGGAACTGGCAGCCGCGTTTGAACAGGCGCAGCGCGAAGCGTTGACAGCGTTTGGTAGCGACGAGGTGTTTGTCGAACGCTTTGTCGAACGAGCACGGCACATCGAAGTCCAGTTGTTAGGGGATCAGCACGGCAATCTGCTGCACTTGTACGAACGCGATTGCAGCGTCCAGCGGCGGCATCAAAAGGTTGTCGAACTGGCCCCCGCACCCAACCTTCCCGCAGCGACTCGCCAGGCACTGTGCGATGCGGCGTTGGCGATCGGCAACAAAGTTGGCTACGAAAACGCGGGAACCGTCGAATTCCTGCTGGACATCGACTCGGGCGACTTCTTCTTTATCGAGGTCAATCCGCGAATCCAAGTCGAACATACGGTCACCGAAGAGGTCACCGGTATCGATCTCGTCAAGTCGCAGATCATGGTCGCCAGTGGCTTGCCGCTGACCGATCCCGAATTGGCGCTGCCGCCGCAGGAAGAGATCAAAACGATCGGCTTTGCGATGCAGTGCCGCGTGACGACCGAAGACCCCGAGAACCAGTTCCTGCCCGATTACGGTAGGATCACGCACTACCGTTCCGCCGGTGGGCTGGGGATTCGTTTGGATGCCGGCAGCGCGTTCAGCGGTGCTGTCGTCAATCCGTTTTACGATTCGATGCTGGTCAAAGTTTCAGCTCGTGGACGTACGCTCGCCGAATCCGCATCGCGGATGGAACGCTGCCTGCAAGAGTTCCGAATCCGAGGTGTGAAGACAAACATTCCGTTTCTGACTCGGTTGATCAAAAACGAAAAGTTCCTGGCTGGCGAAGCGACGACGCGGTTGATCGACACGACGCCGGATCTGTTTAATCTGCCGCGTCGCCGCGATCGCGCCACCAAGCTGTTGAAGTTCTTGGGCGAAACGATTGTCAACGGCAATCCCTTGGTTTTGGATCGTCCCGTCGCGACTCGCCGCGCCCCGGCGCCTGTGCCTGAGATCCCGGCCGCTACGAAGCCGCCGGAGGGATCGCGCGATGTGTTTCTAAAGAGCGGTGCGGCGGGGCTTGTCGATTGGGTCAACAACCAATCGGGGCTGCTGCTGACCGACACCACGATGCGCGATGCACATCAATCGCTGTTGGCGACACGCGTCCGTAGCTTCGACATGTTGCAGATTGCCCCAGCTTATTCGCATCTGGCGTCGCAGCTGTTTTCGCTGGAGATGTGGGGCGGTGCGACGTTTGATACATCGATGCGGTTCTTGAACGAATGCCCTTGGAATCGCTTAGTCGATCTGCGAGCGGCGGTGCCAAATATTCTGTTCCAGATGTTGTTGCGAGCCTCCAACGCGGTCGGCTATACAAACTATCCCGACAACGTCGTGCAGCTGTTTGTCAAAGAAGCCGCCGCGGCGGGCATGGACGTCTTCCGTGTCTTCGACGCCTTGAACTGGGTGCCGAACATGCGCGTCGCGATGGACGCGGTGATCGATGCCGGCGGGATCTGCGAAGCGTCGATCTGTTACACCGGCGATATCCAGAATCCGGGGCGGACGAAATATTCGTTGAACTATTACGTCGAGCTGGCCAAGGAGTTAGAAAAACTGGGCGCGCATCTGCTGGCGATCAAAGACATGGCGGGGCTGCTGAAACCGCAAGCCGCTCGTACGCTGGTCAAGGCGTTGAAGGAGAACGTCGGAATCCCGATCCACTTCCATACCCACGACACCGGCGGAATCCAAGCCGCATCGATCTTGGCGGCTGCCGACGAAGGGCTGCAGATCGCCGACGCTGCTCTGGCGCCGCTCTCGGGCGGGACTTCGCAGGTTAACCTCAACAGCTTGGTCGAAGCCCTGCGGAACACGCCGCGGGCGAGTTCGCTGTCGACCGAATCGTTGACTTCGCTGGCGACCTATTGGCAGGCGGCTCGCGAATTTTATACGCCCTTTGAAAGCTTGGTCCTGCCGGCGACCGGCGATCTCTACGAACACGAGATGCCAGGCGGACAGTACACCAACCTATTCCAGCAAGCCCGCGCCTTGGGACTCAGCGATCGCTGGGCCGAAGTCTGCAAGACGTATGCAACGTGCAACACGTTGTTAGGTGATATCGTCAAAGTCACGCCGACCTCCAAAGCGGTTGGCGATCTGGCTCTGTTTATGGTCGCTAACGAACTGACGGCCGACGATGTGTTGCGATCCGATAAACCGATCGCTTTCCCCGCGTCGGTCGTCGATCTGGTCGGCGGTCGGATGGGGCAGCCGCCGGGCGGTTTCCCGCAGCGGATGATCGAGGTCGTGCTGCAGGGAGAGCCTCAGGTCACCGGTCGGCCCGGCGAATCGATGCCGCCAGCAGACATCGCGGCGGCTAAGACAGAAGCGGGAGAATTGGTCGGCAGCGATGCCGATCGGTATGCTGCATCGATGCTGTTGTATCCGAAGGTCTTCAGCGACTTTGCCGCCTATCGCCGCGAGTACGGGAACGTCAGCAACATCCCGACGCCGAACTTCTTCTACGGCCAAACGCCGGGCGAGGAGATCGCTGTCGATATCGAGCCGGGCAAGCGGTTGATCGTCAAATATTTGGCGACCGGCCAGCCGCATCCCGACGGGCACCGGACGGTCTTCTTTGAACTCAACGGTCAGCCGCGTGAGATCGAAGTCATCGACAAGGCGTTGGAGCCGGAGAACGCCAAAGCCGTGAAGGCCGACACCAGCGACGCGAACCAAGTTGCTGCCAACATGCCAGGGATGGTGGTCAGCGTTGCCGTCGCCGAGGGCGACAAGGTGCAGGCCGGGCAGAAGCTGTTGGTGTTGGAAGCGATGAAAATGGAGACGACCATCGCGGCTCCGCACAAAGGTGTCGTCCAGAAGCTGGTCGTGAAGCCGGGCAGCCAAGTCGATACCGGAGATCTTGTTGTTGTCTTGGAGAGTTAA
- a CDS encoding FkbM family methyltransferase yields the protein MTRFRGYRLHYTDAEAMESMCREADEFPAFFTPRDDDALFLDCGANIGVTMLECKRRWPQAKIICFEPDPFAFAALQRNVDVNDIPGVRCIEAAVSDCEGQATFYGDMSPTADGRGNSLNAGWAERPGSTSRTVACRRLSPLIGDQQVDFLKLDIEGSEQAVLQEIADKLQQIQAIYVEVHETPATMAENSVEAITSQLTAAGFTVDAQQRHYEFALPPHLAQWQAAARPRQTQLLCWR from the coding sequence GTGACACGATTCCGCGGCTATCGGCTGCACTACACCGACGCGGAGGCGATGGAGTCGATGTGTCGGGAGGCCGACGAGTTTCCCGCCTTCTTCACCCCCCGCGACGACGATGCGTTGTTTCTCGATTGCGGAGCGAACATTGGGGTTACGATGCTCGAATGCAAGCGTCGCTGGCCGCAAGCGAAGATTATCTGTTTTGAGCCCGATCCGTTTGCGTTTGCCGCGTTGCAGAGGAATGTCGATGTCAACGACATTCCGGGCGTTCGCTGCATCGAGGCAGCGGTCAGCGATTGCGAGGGGCAGGCGACGTTTTACGGCGACATGTCTCCGACCGCCGATGGGCGTGGCAATTCGTTAAACGCAGGCTGGGCCGAGCGGCCCGGTTCGACTAGCCGAACGGTTGCCTGTCGGCGGCTCTCCCCATTGATCGGCGATCAACAGGTCGACTTTCTGAAGCTGGATATCGAGGGGAGCGAGCAGGCGGTGTTGCAAGAGATCGCCGACAAACTTCAGCAGATTCAAGCGATCTACGTCGAGGTGCACGAGACGCCGGCGACGATGGCAGAGAACAGCGTCGAGGCGATCACCAGCCAGTTAACAGCCGCCGGATTTACCGTCGACGCCCAGCAGCGGCACTACGAATTCGCTCTGCCACCCCACCTGGCTCAGTGGCAAGCCGCCGCCCGACCGCGACAGACGCAGCTCCTCTGCTGGCGTTAG
- a CDS encoding MarR family winged helix-turn-helix transcriptional regulator, with the protein MSSKKRSEPTKGLRPLQQELKKKAPFTSPHQEAVLNVLRTSDQFQNRFGRLLRKYGLTGSQYNVLRILRGEGKPLPSLEIADRMIQVVPAITGLIDRLEKQGFVSRDRSTVDRRVVNVAITDKGLDVLEPLDRPVNTLHKQLLKHLDRSELSQLSHLLEKARSRIDALDD; encoded by the coding sequence AGGAGCTCAAGAAGAAGGCTCCGTTCACGTCGCCGCATCAGGAAGCGGTGCTGAATGTGCTGCGGACCAGCGACCAATTTCAAAACCGGTTTGGGCGGCTACTGCGGAAGTACGGCCTGACCGGTTCGCAGTACAACGTGTTGCGAATCTTGCGAGGGGAGGGAAAACCTTTGCCAAGCCTGGAAATTGCCGATCGGATGATCCAGGTCGTACCCGCGATCACCGGTTTGATCGATCGACTGGAAAAGCAGGGCTTCGTTAGCCGAGACCGCAGCACCGTCGATCGCCGCGTGGTCAACGTCGCGATCACCGACAAGGGGCTCGACGTTTTGGAACCGCTGGATCGGCCTGTGAACACATTGCACAAACAGCTTCTCAAGCACCTCGATCGCAGCGAACTGTCGCAACTAAGCCATCTGTTGGAGAAAGCTCGCAGCCGAATCGACGCGTTGGACGACTGA